The Streptomyces avermitilis MA-4680 = NBRC 14893 genome contains a region encoding:
- a CDS encoding DNA cytosine methyltransferase, with translation MTLSLTDLFCGAGGSSTGAAMVPGVQVAFAANHARDAIDSHQANHPDADHDLADISEVEPTRYPRTDLLWASPACTAHSLASGKKQGHGEYVDGVKATSGIDEAAIKSRATMWDVVRFAESHQYRAMIVENVVEVMQWGPPGKPGAVFKAWLDSIRAWGYEHRLIFLNSMFAQALGPGAPQSRDRFYAIFWRSGERAPDFDKWLRPQAECPTHGPVRVVQRFKRPDRLYGKFRSQYTFRCPYTSCADQALEPKARAAAAAIDFSLPAKTLGERKRPLAESTLRRIRAGYQAFASDHLLVPVEGRQGKVARPAHLPLRTCTTRNETGLALRYMVELRGGASSHRAITEPLAAVCAGGTHHGLVQAPAMTLPYYSTSKARPAAEPLGTVTTLDRHAVLPGGEIEHFEDLRFRMLEPSEYARAMALPDGYILTPTSKRNKVKLIGNGVTPPAARDLVAMVVEAVTGEALEPA, from the coding sequence GTGACCCTGAGCTTGACCGATCTGTTCTGCGGTGCCGGTGGGTCCTCCACCGGTGCCGCGATGGTCCCGGGCGTTCAGGTGGCCTTCGCCGCCAACCACGCCCGGGACGCGATCGACTCCCACCAGGCCAACCACCCGGACGCCGATCACGACTTGGCCGACATCTCCGAGGTGGAGCCGACCCGGTATCCGAGGACGGACTTGTTGTGGGCCTCTCCGGCCTGCACCGCCCACTCCCTCGCCTCTGGCAAGAAGCAGGGCCACGGCGAGTACGTGGACGGAGTGAAGGCCACGAGCGGCATCGACGAGGCCGCGATCAAAAGCCGCGCGACCATGTGGGACGTCGTCCGTTTCGCCGAGTCCCACCAGTACCGCGCGATGATCGTGGAGAACGTCGTCGAGGTCATGCAGTGGGGGCCGCCGGGGAAGCCCGGAGCGGTCTTCAAGGCCTGGCTCGACTCGATCCGCGCCTGGGGGTACGAGCACCGCCTGATCTTCCTGAACTCGATGTTCGCCCAGGCCCTCGGGCCCGGCGCTCCTCAGAGCCGTGACCGCTTCTACGCGATCTTCTGGAGGAGCGGCGAGAGGGCCCCCGACTTCGACAAGTGGCTGAGGCCCCAGGCCGAGTGCCCGACCCATGGCCCTGTGCGAGTCGTCCAGCGCTTCAAACGGCCGGACCGCCTGTACGGGAAGTTCCGCTCCCAGTACACCTTCAGGTGCCCGTACACGTCGTGTGCTGACCAGGCCCTGGAGCCGAAGGCCCGCGCGGCTGCCGCGGCCATCGACTTCAGCCTCCCGGCCAAGACCCTCGGAGAACGGAAGCGGCCTCTGGCTGAGTCGACGCTCCGACGGATCAGGGCGGGGTACCAGGCGTTCGCCAGCGACCACCTGCTCGTCCCGGTCGAGGGACGTCAGGGCAAGGTGGCACGTCCGGCCCATCTGCCGTTGAGGACTTGCACGACCCGGAACGAGACCGGACTCGCGCTGCGGTACATGGTCGAGCTGCGGGGTGGGGCGTCTTCCCACCGGGCCATCACGGAGCCGCTGGCGGCCGTCTGTGCGGGCGGCACTCACCACGGTCTCGTCCAGGCCCCGGCGATGACGCTGCCCTACTACTCCACGAGCAAGGCCCGTCCGGCCGCTGAGCCGCTCGGCACGGTCACCACGCTGGACCGTCACGCGGTCCTGCCGGGTGGAGAGATCGAGCACTTCGAGGACCTGAGGTTCAGGATGCTGGAGCCCTCGGAGTACGCCCGTGCGATGGCGCTGCCGGACGGCTACATCCTCACGCCGACGTCCAAGCGCAACAAGGTCAAGCTGATCGGCAACGGGGTCACGCCCCCGGCCGCCCGGGACTTAGTCGCCATGGTGGTCGAGGCCGTCACGGGCGAGGCCCTCGAACCCGCATGA
- a CDS encoding ArsR/SmtB family transcription factor — translation MNAQAIREVLTDTELAPSTRLVWAYLNVAAEPQNSSSIGHDLGFCHSTVSHHIGALKDRGLVRRRNGVWLPEVPQ, via the coding sequence GTGAACGCCCAGGCCATCCGTGAGGTCCTCACGGACACGGAGCTGGCTCCGTCCACCCGCCTGGTCTGGGCGTACCTGAACGTCGCCGCCGAGCCGCAGAACAGCAGCTCCATCGGTCATGACCTCGGGTTCTGCCACTCCACGGTCTCCCACCACATCGGGGCCCTGAAGGACCGGGGCCTGGTCCGCAGGCGTAACGGCGTCTGGCTGCCGGAGGTGCCCCAGTGA
- a CDS encoding BRO-N domain-containing protein has translation MSVSHLPSIFRAVQEIFPDTALRMGFSTEHKAAFVVAADLGKAIDYKADAESFIRSLVKGPGDSRTLYVGNELIPTAGGLQTMKVIYKRGAFHLMMRSNLPKAAEYRDQVFDLLEQIEREGFVVNASAPVEQLKTMKPLVEQTIDELLEARLQERKDYRSIIRAVRDAGGQDRDFADVQNMIYLGLFGMTAQTVRERQPQVSGERYKREYRSAKAGDLRPSKVAKDFLTKEQLKALDDGVNYITSVLNLQCPDGVMTLDDIKGAALDFGAHMRSLRARRAGSGVAA, from the coding sequence ATGAGCGTTTCGCACCTGCCCAGCATCTTCAGGGCGGTCCAGGAGATCTTCCCGGACACCGCCCTCCGCATGGGCTTCAGCACCGAGCACAAGGCGGCTTTCGTGGTGGCTGCCGACCTCGGCAAGGCCATCGACTACAAGGCCGACGCCGAGTCGTTCATCCGGTCCCTGGTAAAGGGTCCGGGAGATTCCCGGACCCTTTACGTGGGCAACGAGCTGATCCCGACCGCTGGCGGGCTTCAGACCATGAAGGTCATCTACAAGCGCGGGGCCTTCCACCTGATGATGAGGTCCAACCTCCCGAAGGCCGCCGAGTACCGGGACCAGGTCTTCGACCTCCTGGAGCAGATCGAGCGCGAGGGCTTCGTGGTCAACGCGAGCGCTCCGGTCGAGCAGCTCAAGACCATGAAGCCCCTGGTCGAGCAGACCATCGACGAGCTGCTGGAGGCCCGTCTCCAGGAACGCAAGGACTACCGCTCGATCATCCGGGCCGTCCGGGACGCTGGTGGTCAGGACCGCGACTTCGCGGACGTCCAGAACATGATCTACCTCGGGCTGTTCGGCATGACCGCTCAGACGGTCCGCGAGCGCCAGCCTCAGGTGAGCGGCGAGCGCTACAAGCGGGAGTACCGAAGCGCGAAGGCCGGGGATCTGCGGCCCTCGAAGGTCGCCAAGGACTTCCTGACCAAGGAGCAGCTCAAGGCCCTGGACGACGGGGTCAACTACATCACGTCGGTCCTGAACCTCCAGTGCCCGGACGGCGTGATGACCCTGGACGACATCAAGGGCGCTGCTCTGGACTTCGGCGCCCACATGCGCTCCCTGCGGGCCCGCCGAGCCGGCTCGGGCGTGGCCGCGTGA
- a CDS encoding major capsid protein yields MPVTLSEAKNNATDAVDVQVIDEFRKESAVLDALTFDDVVNPAGGGATLTYGYRRLVTQPTAAFRALNTEYAPSNVQTQRYSVDLAVLGGSFEVDRVIAKVGPAASGAVALNMAQKIKATKTRFQDAVINGDVDGGEDADAENGFDGLDKALRGSDTEFRATQTTNWSDFDTNPASAQVALDTLDEWLSLLDGAPTMVLGNKTALARVRALARRAGQYVQSPVDGLLGPGGRPIVREQYGNIVFVDPGEKPGTSAPIIPIETRDPDSSTWTLEVTGSPTGGTYTVSVTVGGSTQTTSGIAYNANASTVQSAITGLSNVGTGNATVSGTTVKTLTFTGDLADLSVGVTASGASLTGGTSPAVAVAQTGNSAVSGLTDLYAVRMGLDGFHGVTTVGGQIVSTYLPDFTTAGAVKKGEVEMGPIAVVLKATKAAAVFRNIKVQ; encoded by the coding sequence ATGCCCGTCACCCTGAGCGAGGCGAAGAACAACGCCACGGACGCCGTAGACGTCCAGGTCATCGACGAGTTCCGGAAGGAGAGCGCCGTCCTGGACGCGCTCACCTTCGACGACGTCGTGAACCCTGCCGGTGGCGGCGCAACCCTGACCTACGGCTACCGCCGTCTGGTCACCCAGCCCACCGCGGCCTTCCGTGCGCTCAACACCGAGTACGCCCCGAGCAACGTCCAGACGCAGCGCTACAGCGTCGACCTGGCCGTCCTCGGTGGCAGCTTCGAGGTTGACCGCGTCATCGCCAAGGTCGGCCCGGCCGCGTCCGGCGCCGTGGCGCTGAACATGGCCCAGAAGATCAAGGCGACCAAGACCCGCTTCCAGGACGCCGTCATCAACGGCGACGTGGACGGCGGCGAGGACGCCGACGCGGAGAACGGCTTCGACGGCCTGGACAAGGCGCTCCGGGGCTCCGACACGGAGTTCCGCGCGACCCAGACCACCAACTGGTCGGACTTCGACACCAACCCGGCCTCGGCCCAGGTGGCCCTGGACACGCTGGACGAGTGGCTCTCCCTGCTGGACGGCGCTCCGACCATGGTCCTCGGCAACAAGACCGCCCTGGCCCGTGTGCGTGCGCTCGCCCGGCGTGCGGGTCAGTACGTCCAGAGCCCGGTGGACGGTCTCCTCGGCCCCGGCGGCCGGCCCATCGTGCGCGAGCAGTACGGCAACATCGTGTTCGTCGACCCCGGCGAGAAGCCCGGCACCTCGGCCCCGATCATCCCGATCGAGACCCGGGACCCGGACAGCTCGACCTGGACCCTGGAGGTCACCGGGTCCCCGACGGGCGGCACCTACACGGTGAGCGTCACCGTCGGCGGCAGCACCCAGACCACCTCGGGCATCGCGTACAACGCCAACGCCTCCACCGTGCAGAGCGCAATCACCGGCCTCTCCAACGTGGGCACCGGCAACGCGACCGTCTCCGGCACGACCGTGAAGACCCTCACCTTCACCGGTGACCTCGCGGACCTGTCGGTCGGCGTGACCGCCTCGGGCGCTTCCCTGACCGGTGGCACCTCTCCGGCCGTCGCGGTGGCCCAGACGGGCAACAGCGCCGTCTCGGGGCTCACCGACCTGTACGCGGTCCGCATGGGCCTGGACGGCTTCCACGGCGTCACCACGGTCGGTGGCCAGATCGTCTCCACCTACCTCCCGGACTTCACCACCGCCGGCGCCGTGAAGAAGGGCGAGGTCGAGATGGGCCCGATCGCCGTGGTCCTCAAGGCCACCAAGGCGGCGGCCGTCTTCCGCAACATCAAGGTCCAGTAG
- a CDS encoding HK97 gp10 family phage protein translates to MGAFQPNKVAIEALGFEDFVQQDLHERAGRVVDVAQATAPVDSGRFRDSIHAEDGSDGEILVVSDLEYSVYVELGTREQAPHNTIATALDAARD, encoded by the coding sequence ATGGGCGCCTTCCAGCCCAACAAGGTCGCGATCGAGGCGTTGGGCTTCGAGGACTTCGTCCAGCAGGACCTGCACGAGCGAGCCGGCCGCGTGGTGGACGTCGCTCAAGCGACTGCCCCCGTGGACTCCGGTCGCTTCCGGGACTCGATTCACGCCGAGGACGGCTCCGACGGAGAGATCCTCGTGGTCTCCGACCTGGAGTACTCGGTGTACGTCGAACTCGGCACCCGGGAGCAGGCCCCGCACAACACGATCGCCACCGCACTCGATGCCGCAAGGGATTGA
- a CDS encoding phage portal protein, translating into MGTAWPPPELADVFAQQDIWSAWYAGTPEGLTDAYLNAPNDRPAARRKGLLARLGRWFWGQPTPMGERPSKLHVPLAGAIAAVSANLLFGAPLNLTVDDAATQERLDQLADDTTYAVLREAAEMSAALGGVYLRVVWDQSIQDKPWLVAASPDIAVPEWKWGRLSAVTFWNVIREDANTVVRQLERHEPGWIRHSVWIGSANELGVQMALTDFPETAGLADLVIDGDGIPTGTPKLTAQYIPNLKPNKLWRHLPAAANLGRSDFSGVEALMDALDEAYSDWMRDLRTGKARLLVGTEVLENLGKGQGAHFDIDRELFAPLNLEPGEDKGSVIEQVQFNIRTEEHRALCADLAERIILGAGYSLQTFGVTSEGSGNPTATEIAARERQSLTTRANKTSYWRPALAHLFGVLLEIDRTVFRSQVVPQIPDVEFPDVVTPDPGETARQLNDLNTAGAISTYEKVRRLNPDWRDEQVLEEVARIKADQAEAKPQPTHPARAQEPAGQPEKSPEGSQVNEDVSEPLVAR; encoded by the coding sequence ATGGGCACCGCATGGCCTCCTCCGGAACTCGCCGATGTCTTCGCCCAACAGGACATCTGGAGCGCCTGGTATGCCGGGACCCCCGAGGGCCTGACGGACGCGTACCTCAACGCCCCGAACGACAGGCCCGCCGCGCGCCGGAAGGGCCTCCTGGCCCGTCTGGGGCGGTGGTTCTGGGGTCAGCCCACCCCGATGGGTGAGCGGCCCTCCAAGCTCCATGTGCCGCTCGCGGGGGCAATCGCCGCCGTCAGCGCCAACCTGCTCTTCGGGGCACCGCTGAACCTCACCGTGGACGACGCGGCCACCCAGGAGCGCCTGGACCAGCTCGCCGACGACACGACGTACGCCGTCCTGCGGGAGGCCGCCGAGATGTCGGCCGCCCTCGGCGGGGTGTACCTCCGTGTGGTCTGGGACCAGAGCATCCAGGACAAGCCCTGGCTGGTCGCGGCCTCCCCCGACATCGCTGTCCCCGAGTGGAAGTGGGGCCGGCTGAGCGCTGTCACGTTCTGGAACGTGATCCGCGAGGACGCAAACACCGTTGTCCGGCAGCTCGAACGGCACGAGCCGGGCTGGATCAGGCACTCCGTGTGGATCGGCTCGGCGAACGAGCTGGGTGTCCAGATGGCCCTGACGGACTTCCCGGAGACGGCTGGTCTCGCGGACCTGGTGATCGACGGCGACGGCATCCCGACCGGGACGCCGAAGCTCACGGCGCAGTACATCCCGAACCTGAAGCCGAACAAGCTCTGGCGTCACCTCCCCGCAGCCGCGAACCTCGGCCGCTCGGACTTCTCCGGTGTCGAAGCGCTTATGGACGCTCTGGACGAGGCGTACAGCGACTGGATGCGCGACCTGCGTACGGGCAAAGCCCGACTCCTGGTCGGGACAGAGGTCCTGGAGAACCTCGGCAAGGGCCAGGGTGCTCACTTCGACATCGACCGTGAGCTGTTCGCCCCGCTGAACCTGGAGCCCGGCGAGGACAAGGGCTCGGTCATCGAGCAGGTCCAGTTCAACATCCGCACCGAGGAGCACCGCGCCCTCTGTGCCGACCTGGCCGAACGAATCATCCTCGGTGCCGGGTACAGCCTTCAGACCTTCGGCGTGACGAGCGAGGGCAGCGGCAACCCGACGGCGACCGAGATCGCTGCTCGGGAGCGTCAGTCCCTCACGACCCGGGCGAACAAGACCAGTTACTGGCGTCCCGCCCTAGCCCACCTCTTCGGCGTGCTGCTGGAGATCGACCGGACCGTCTTCCGGTCCCAGGTCGTCCCCCAGATCCCCGACGTGGAGTTCCCCGACGTCGTCACGCCCGACCCGGGCGAGACCGCCCGTCAGCTCAACGACCTGAACACCGCCGGGGCCATCTCCACGTACGAGAAGGTCCGTCGCCTCAACCCCGACTGGCGGGATGAGCAGGTCCTCGAAGAGGTCGCGCGCATCAAGGCCGACCAGGCCGAGGCCAAGCCCCAGCCGACCCACCCCGCGAGGGCTCAGGAGCCCGCTGGACAGCCCGAGAAGAGCCCCGAGGGCTCACAGGTCAACGAAGACGTCAGCGAGCCGCTGGTGGCCCGCTGA
- a CDS encoding helix-turn-helix domain-containing protein, with protein MEDEIWLTIREASDLTGVSPQTVYSWIRRGHLKVEGLDHRGQKLFRHLDVARAEMATRAKAGRVLVRAA; from the coding sequence GTGGAGGACGAGATTTGGCTGACGATCCGAGAAGCATCCGACCTGACGGGCGTCAGCCCGCAGACGGTCTACTCGTGGATCCGCAGAGGCCACCTGAAAGTCGAGGGCCTCGATCACCGAGGCCAGAAGCTCTTCCGCCATCTGGACGTCGCGAGGGCCGAGATGGCCACGAGGGCGAAGGCCGGACGCGTGCTGGTCCGTGCCGCCTGA
- a CDS encoding helix-turn-helix domain containing protein, with protein MARTFSEADEATLRQLHADGVSRNAIARQMGFAVGTITNHARRLGLSFDREAVRAATDARQVDLKDQRQQAQQRLMDFFNHQLDRAESRYLVTGWTHTGAPVAEWLQEPPARETKDLTSAATQALDRALKLAQFDAEHDDKNLSAMDRFLGAMLSERPEQDE; from the coding sequence ATGGCCCGCACCTTCTCCGAAGCAGACGAAGCGACTCTGCGTCAGCTCCACGCTGACGGCGTCAGCCGCAACGCCATCGCCCGTCAGATGGGCTTCGCCGTCGGCACCATCACGAACCACGCGCGGCGCCTCGGGCTCTCCTTCGACAGGGAGGCCGTCAGGGCCGCCACGGACGCCCGTCAGGTCGATCTGAAGGACCAGCGTCAGCAGGCCCAGCAGCGCCTGATGGACTTCTTCAACCACCAGCTCGACCGTGCCGAGAGCCGGTACCTGGTGACGGGCTGGACCCACACCGGGGCGCCCGTTGCCGAGTGGCTCCAGGAGCCTCCGGCCCGGGAGACCAAGGACCTGACGTCCGCAGCGACCCAGGCCCTGGACCGCGCCCTGAAGCTCGCCCAGTTCGACGCGGAGCACGACGACAAGAACCTCTCGGCCATGGACCGCTTCCTCGGAGCGATGCTGAGCGAGCGTCCCGAGCAGGACGAGTAG
- a CDS encoding phage distal tail protein, with translation MPIFVRPSGIVLPGGINPPPVQPLEVPSLSWTDARGRTTLLSDWESGWVLQPGIRGLDLPGYDFYTDASPGIDGNALRGLRAQAREVFLPLAFFDVDRSGFMARKRSFFRTLNPSLGLGTLTLTESDGSFRSIEAYYVSGAEGDFGQDTSGLHWQTVGLTFSCPSPYWLGAAVHQEYAAGATGSFFPVLPVKVRDSQVLGNTTIDNPGDATSFPVWTIHGPATSAVITNNTTGLNFSVTASLGSSDVLVVDTRERVQTAVLNSSQNWWPNLATDSDLWGLEPGENDVSLTLVGTDSNTTVQLDYQPRFLTA, from the coding sequence ATGCCGATCTTCGTACGCCCCTCCGGGATCGTTCTCCCGGGCGGCATCAACCCGCCACCGGTACAGCCGTTGGAGGTGCCCAGCCTCTCCTGGACGGACGCCAGGGGGCGCACGACGCTCCTGTCCGACTGGGAGAGCGGCTGGGTCCTCCAGCCCGGTATCCGGGGCCTGGACTTGCCCGGGTACGACTTCTACACCGACGCCTCGCCGGGCATCGACGGCAACGCCCTGCGAGGGCTTCGAGCCCAGGCCCGAGAGGTCTTCCTCCCACTGGCCTTCTTCGACGTCGACCGCTCCGGCTTCATGGCCCGCAAGCGGTCCTTTTTCCGTACCCTCAATCCCTCCCTGGGGCTGGGCACGCTGACCCTGACCGAGTCGGACGGCTCCTTCCGCAGCATCGAGGCGTACTACGTCTCCGGCGCGGAAGGCGACTTCGGGCAGGACACCTCCGGTCTCCACTGGCAGACCGTCGGCCTGACCTTCTCCTGCCCCAGCCCGTACTGGCTCGGGGCGGCCGTCCACCAGGAGTACGCGGCCGGGGCCACCGGGAGCTTCTTTCCGGTCCTGCCGGTGAAGGTCCGGGACTCCCAGGTCCTCGGCAACACCACGATCGACAACCCGGGGGACGCCACGAGCTTCCCGGTCTGGACGATCCACGGCCCAGCCACGTCAGCGGTCATCACGAACAACACAACGGGCCTGAACTTCTCTGTGACGGCCTCTCTCGGCTCCTCGGACGTCCTGGTCGTCGACACCCGTGAACGCGTCCAGACGGCCGTCCTGAACTCCAGCCAGAACTGGTGGCCCAACCTAGCCACCGACTCAGACCTGTGGGGCCTGGAGCCCGGCGAGAACGACGTCTCGCTGACCCTCGTCGGTACGGACAGCAACACCACGGTCCAGCTCGACTACCAGCCGCGCTTCCTGACCGCGTAG
- a CDS encoding siphovirus ReqiPepy6 Gp37-like family protein — protein sequence MAFDQPRVTVQVRDDSLDIVGVVDDFTALTITPRFNAVGAYVLNIAADSPKAHLLVPGNGLVIRRGADVLMSGPIREPNWTRSDNDGGSGTLTVNGVDDMTLLAGATCWPNPTAAPGSQTDSVYKISGVVAETAMRALVNLNIGPGAQAARKISNLTLAADGAHGASITKQVNQFDNLLTALQDIAKTAGLGFRIVQVGSNLQFQVYEPADLSASAKFSFGLGNLTDASYSVTAPTCTKAVVVAGGGSSPRVVSVTTRADAAFPGPWIEQFVDLTSVDTASVDLTAQMNQAANEALTSGAAQGNLTMTPIDTPRLQFGRDYTVGDQVSCQVKGDFFADVVREVSISFDAQGGYLAKAVIGSSDSTNNQDVLARQFQYIARIFNKLRRLETRKPS from the coding sequence ATGGCCTTCGACCAGCCCCGTGTCACCGTCCAAGTCCGGGACGACAGCCTGGACATCGTCGGGGTGGTCGACGACTTCACCGCGCTGACCATCACGCCGCGCTTCAACGCGGTCGGGGCGTACGTCCTGAACATCGCCGCGGATTCCCCCAAGGCCCATCTGCTCGTCCCGGGCAACGGCCTGGTGATCCGTCGCGGTGCCGACGTGCTGATGTCCGGCCCCATCCGGGAGCCGAACTGGACCCGCTCCGACAACGACGGCGGCAGCGGCACCCTGACGGTCAACGGGGTCGACGACATGACCCTCCTGGCCGGGGCGACCTGCTGGCCCAACCCGACGGCTGCTCCGGGCTCCCAGACGGACTCGGTGTACAAGATCTCGGGGGTCGTGGCCGAGACGGCCATGCGGGCCCTGGTGAACCTGAACATCGGGCCGGGAGCCCAGGCGGCCCGGAAGATCTCGAACCTGACGCTGGCCGCTGACGGCGCCCACGGGGCGAGCATCACCAAGCAGGTCAACCAGTTCGACAACTTGCTGACGGCCCTCCAGGACATCGCCAAGACGGCGGGCCTGGGCTTCCGGATCGTCCAGGTCGGCAGCAACCTCCAGTTCCAGGTCTATGAGCCGGCGGACCTCTCGGCCTCCGCCAAGTTCTCCTTCGGCCTGGGCAACCTAACGGACGCCTCGTACTCCGTGACCGCCCCGACCTGCACCAAGGCCGTCGTGGTGGCGGGAGGCGGCAGCAGCCCCCGCGTGGTCTCCGTGACGACCCGGGCGGACGCGGCCTTCCCCGGCCCGTGGATCGAGCAGTTCGTCGACCTGACGAGCGTCGACACCGCATCCGTGGACCTCACGGCCCAGATGAACCAGGCCGCCAACGAGGCCCTGACCTCCGGCGCGGCCCAGGGCAACTTGACCATGACGCCCATAGACACCCCGCGCCTCCAGTTCGGGCGCGACTACACGGTGGGCGACCAGGTCTCGTGCCAGGTCAAGGGCGACTTCTTCGCCGACGTGGTCCGCGAGGTCAGCATCAGCTTCGACGCGCAGGGCGGATACCTCGCTAAGGCCGTCATCGGCTCCTCGGACTCCACGAACAACCAGGACGTCCTGGCCCGGCAGTTCCAGTACATCGCCCGCATCTTCAACAAGCTCCGGCGCCTGGAAACCAGGAAGCCCTCATGA
- a CDS encoding PBSX family phage terminase large subunit, whose amino-acid sequence MDLQPLTAKQRLGVQISRQHQITIYEGSVRSAKTITSLIDWLDFVRNGPPGNLLMAGKTTRTLRQNCIDELVSILGTQLCSYNEGKGVLTLLGRRIIIASGNDESSKDKIRGLSLVGAYVDELSTMPESFFSMLTSRMSDANPRLIGTSNPDSANHWLKKKYLDKARVHLTRTGEVRTPGNDLDLARLTFVIDDNPTLTPTYVQQRKAEYAATPLLYKRLILGEWCIAEGAVYEVFDDQRHVVDIVPEIVQWLGVGLDYGTSNATAALLVGIGSDGCVYVTNEWRHDGHTEEQLSDGQISQRLRTWMRTLTVPGSRDKGIEPPRLIVDPSAASLRKQLQLDGLGSMRAHNKVLSGIRIVANLLAADKLRIHRGCTHLLDEMASYVWDPKASLLGEDKPLKQDDHSVDALRYAIKTTQHIWRPHVELNFEEVA is encoded by the coding sequence GTGGACCTCCAGCCGCTGACCGCAAAGCAGCGCCTGGGTGTTCAGATCAGCCGTCAGCACCAGATCACGATCTACGAGGGATCGGTTCGCTCCGCGAAGACCATCACGTCCCTGATCGACTGGCTGGACTTCGTACGCAACGGGCCGCCCGGCAACCTGCTGATGGCGGGGAAGACCACCAGGACCCTTCGCCAGAACTGCATCGACGAACTCGTAAGCATTCTCGGCACCCAGCTCTGCTCGTACAACGAGGGCAAGGGCGTCCTGACGCTCCTGGGCCGCCGCATCATCATCGCGAGCGGCAACGACGAGAGCAGCAAGGACAAGATCCGGGGTCTCTCCCTGGTCGGTGCGTACGTGGACGAGCTGTCCACCATGCCGGAGAGCTTCTTCTCGATGCTCACCTCCCGCATGTCGGACGCGAACCCGCGCCTGATCGGGACGAGCAACCCGGACAGCGCCAACCACTGGCTGAAGAAGAAGTACCTCGACAAGGCCCGGGTGCACCTGACGAGGACCGGTGAGGTCCGGACGCCCGGCAACGACCTGGACCTGGCCCGGCTGACGTTCGTCATCGACGACAACCCCACCCTGACGCCGACGTACGTGCAGCAGCGCAAGGCGGAGTACGCGGCCACGCCGCTGCTGTACAAGCGGCTGATCCTCGGTGAGTGGTGCATAGCCGAGGGCGCGGTGTACGAGGTCTTCGACGACCAACGTCACGTGGTCGACATCGTCCCGGAGATCGTGCAGTGGCTCGGGGTCGGACTCGACTACGGAACGAGCAACGCCACGGCCGCCCTCTTGGTGGGCATCGGCTCCGACGGGTGCGTCTACGTCACGAACGAGTGGCGTCATGACGGCCACACCGAGGAGCAGCTCAGCGACGGGCAGATCTCCCAGCGCCTCCGGACCTGGATGCGCACCCTCACCGTCCCCGGTAGCAGGGACAAGGGGATCGAGCCGCCCCGGCTGATCGTTGACCCGTCGGCCGCCTCCCTCCGGAAGCAGCTCCAGCTAGACGGCCTGGGCTCGATGCGGGCCCACAACAAGGTCCTGTCGGGCATCCGGATCGTGGCCAACCTGCTGGCCGCCGACAAGCTCCGCATCCATCGCGGCTGCACTCACCTGCTGGACGAGATGGCCTCGTACGTCTGGGACCCCAAGGCGTCCCTCCTCGGCGAGGACAAGCCCCTCAAGCAGGACGACCACAGCGTGGATGCCCTCCGCTACGCGATCAAGACGACTCAGCACATCTGGCGTCCCCACGTCGAACTCAACTTCGAGGAGGTGGCGTGA